The following is a genomic window from Anas acuta chromosome 3, bAnaAcu1.1, whole genome shotgun sequence.
ACAGTACTTGCCTCCAGCACCTCCCCCCTCCCAAATCCTGGGAAAGACATCAGATTGCCAGTTGCCTTTGAAACTAACATGCAGAGCCAACATGGTGAACTATACAGAGATCTAAACTGGTTACAAAATTTCAACACCCCCCCACCACACTCCAACATATCTGAAGCACCCAAAGCAAGCTATTAAACTTCAGCAGAAACTTCTAAGTTTAGGTTCTAACCAACCTCCCGCAAGTTCCCCCATATAtcatcatcaaaaaaaaaaaaaaaattacctctGCTTTCACGtacttccctttcttccttcttgtgAGAACctgtaaggaaagaaagagtaaaGGAAGGACAGATTAATTGTTAAGTTTGATTTAAGTCTTGATTTACATTTCACTTTATCTGGTTGGCACTCTGATCTTGCAACTGTCCATTCCCCATCCTTCCAGATTTAACAGGCTGTCTGCCACTCTTGACTACCTTAAACCAGGAGGCAAGACAGGTACTTCCTCCACCTTAATGTGTTTTCCTAATACTTCATTTTCCATGTGACACCCTTCTGTCACAACCCAAATCAGTGACAGTCCATCCATGAATTCCTCTCTACTCCCAAACAGCTAGTTTACAGAGGAAGACTTTCTATTAGAGTCCAACTACCTTGGTGTATTATTCCCCAAATTACACTGATACCCACCCTGCCTGGCAACTTCGTTAGAACTTACCAGAACAACAATTCCAGCAACTATTGCTATTATCACTATTACAATGACAGCAATGAGGCCAGGAGTCAGAGACTTCATGGAAAACTCTGGTGCTATTTCATCAACATAGTAGACCGCTACTGCTTTCTCAAGCTGTACCACTTCATTATCAATGCTGACATTCAGTCTGTTGTTAAGGAAGATGGAATCACCTTTTAcctaaagacagaaaacaaaagagactTACTAGTTCACCTTGTAATAGGCATTCTTCTATGCATTACAATAGTTTATCTTGCTTTTGCCAGAGTATTCTATGACCATCAAACGCACTGCCATACATATTTAGTCTTTGGAAGACTCCACCCATGACACTTACATCTTTTTCAACGTAGTAGGCCACATCAGCTATATCCACTTCTCCAGCAGATTTGTCTGAGGAATTTTGCTTCAgatcaataaaaatgtaaggGTTCTCATACTGGGAAAGAAGACAGTATGGAATTAAAGGGGTTAATTTAGACCCAACTACTAAACACGCAGCAAAATACATTCTCAATCAAGTTCATGGTACTTCTAAAGCAAAGTTTTTATAGAACAAttcaaatttcacatttttgatAAAGCAAAGTGAATTCATACATGAACTAGGAAGACAGACATGCAATTTTTCAATTCAGATAGTTATTTGCTTGTGTTCAATAAGTTAAGCTATTTTGCAAGCCTCCATTAAGATCCGTACTTTATGCAACAAAACTTCAAAGTCACTGAAAGTTTTTAGTGAATTagtcacaaaataaaacatgcttctTACCGTAACATCAGCTATATAGCGCCCATTCAGCTTATAACGGTTGGGAATTGTTTCTTTGAAGAATCTACAAGGATATTAAAACCGCAACTGTTAAAAGCAGTAGTATTTTTACACATCACTTTTTAGATAACTAGTACAATTTACACCCCCCACTACCTCCACCCCCAAGTCTGTTTGTGGGGGATTGACCCTAGCTGACACCTATGCAAGCCAGTCTCCAAGCAATAGCTACTTTGGAACCACCCTCTCCAAACCTtatttattgctgagcatgatgttaTATGATCTGGGATAGCTCGTTGGTCAATTCAGGTCAGCTGTCTTGGATGTTTCCCCTCCCAACCTCCTGCCCATCCCTAACCTACTCACTGaggcagcagagggagagaCAGACAAGACCTTTACACTATAACTAACTGATTCTTATCAGCACTGTTTTGGTGACCAGACTAACACAGCATTATATTGGCtgatacaaagaaaattaactccaccCCAGCCAGGCCCAGCATACTCATTAAGAGGTACCAGAGCTCTGTTAATTCCCAACAGTGAAGTTGCActtactgcaaaacaaacaattacTGCACTGGTGAAGATCAAAAGACTTTAAATAGTTTTGAGAGTTCACAAATACAGCAGAAGCTTCTGTTCTAGCAATAAGCAAAAAAACCCTCACAGCTACAAGCACATTTTTCTTGCTATATGACCTTTGACaagaagaattttatttaagCCAAGAAATATAGCTAGCCTGATGTTTTGTCTCCTACTTCTTTTATGAAGTCCCTCCTCTATCTCTCCATCAGTTTCATTTTTGAGCAGAGTCACCTGATTATCTTCTTTACTATCTTGACTTGATTAAAAGGTACATTTCCACTTAAAAATGATGGTGATTGGTTTCCATTTAAACCGTTAATTTCcaataaaattaaagcaagcTTTATGAAGGACCTATAGGTCACTTACAAGTCTTACAAATAAATTAGTTCACACATTTGACAATGCTTTTAAACACTTGGTTGTTTAGAAGTACAGTAGGTCACTTACTTCTTCAGAGACTCAGTGTTCAGAGGAGTTTCTctttcagcatgttttattttaacgATGATCCACCTGAAGTAATGAATATTCTTAAAAACACATGCATATGAACAATGTACACCAAGAATCTAATCCCATGTGGGGGGTGGAGGTGAATGAAGTagtgagaggaggaaaaaaaaaatatatatatatctcctcccctctccccataAATCTCAttgtttccaaaggaaaaaggcAGTAAACAAGTACTTATTGCTCCATGTTCATTCAGTCCCAGTGTATCACTCACACAGATAAATCCTCTGTAAGGCAGAACCTAATACAGGAATGCTTTTAGGTCACAGCACACCCTGCTAAAAAGACTTACGTTGTTCTGACTAATTGATTGCACTTCAAGTCTGTGTCATGTTTGTCAGTTCTTCTAACACCAGCTGTATTCACACACCAACAGGTGGTTCCATTGCACTGCTTTGCCTTGAAGACACCATTGTTTTCACACTCAGGATCATAAAGACCATCAGTATCTTCAAACGCATCTTTTGGCTTTTCACGACGACctgattttgtgctttttacttctgctttcaTCAACAAGCATTTTGATGTCACTAAAAATAACCAGAAAGTCACATTTTACAATTTCAGaccatgcacacacaaaaacaaaactccatAAAACCACATGGTTACTTCAGAAGCAACTGCATTTGAAGCCATTTCAAGGAAGATCAGATACCAAAGGTATAGGTAATAAATAAAGCCAATATGGTTTGGAGTATATCAGCTTCTGAAGCCAAATGCAGAAGTCCAGGCAGTTTCGGTTTCTTCCACCCAGATAAAGATTTACAGGCTACCTCAAACCAAGAAGTAAGGCTTTTAGAAAAGGCTCTTTCACCCCTAAATTCATAGGAAAAGTCACGATATGTGCTTAGAAGGAAGCAAAAAATTAACGCTTGAGAAATCCTTTTCGTTAGGCAAGGATCAGATAGTGAAAGAGATCAGGGAACTGGAGTCACGCAGCAGGAATCAGACGCGCTCATTGTTCATCGCCAGTTGACCTAGAAGACCAGGAAgaatcttttcttcccttcccttgccGTCGTTACTTGCCAGGAGCTCATTGCGCACGGTCACATATCCCCTCTTACACGGTACCTGGCACTTTTATTTAGGATCCTCATAGTAGCGAGA
Proteins encoded in this region:
- the EPCAM gene encoding epithelial cell adhesion molecule, with product MEPLRGAALLLLLCAAASAQNECVCENNKRVTDCKLINGVCQCSSIGSGITVNCNTLTSKCLLMKAEVKSTKSGRREKPKDAFEDTDGLYDPECENNGVFKAKQCNGTTCWCVNTAGVRRTDKHDTDLKCNQLVRTTWIIVKIKHAERETPLNTESLKKFFKETIPNRYKLNGRYIADVTYENPYIFIDLKQNSSDKSAGEVDIADVAYYVEKDVKGDSIFLNNRLNVSIDNEVVQLEKAVAVYYVDEIAPEFSMKSLTPGLIAVIVIVIIAIVAGIVVLVLTRRKKGKYVKAEVKEMNEMHRGLNA